The following nucleotide sequence is from Acidimicrobiales bacterium.
CCAGGGGTGGGGGCGGAGGCGGACCTCGTCGACCTCGCGGAGGCGCTTGTAGGCGATCCACGTCTCCAGCAGGTCGTCGGTGAACACGCCGCCGGCCGTGAGGAACGAGTTGTCGGCCTCGAGGGCGTCGAGGGCGGCGTCGAGCGAGCCGGGCACCTGCGGCACCTGGGCCAGCTCCTCGGGCGGCAGGTCGTAGAGGTCCTTGTCCACCGGGTCGGGCGGCTCGATGCGGTTCTGGATGCCGTCGAGCCCGGCCATCAGCATGGCCGAGAAGGCCAGGTACGGGTTGCAGGACGGGTCGGGGCAGCGGAACTCGAGCCGCTTGGCCCTCGGGCTCTTGGAGTAGAGCGGGATGCGGACCGACGCCGACCGGTTGCGCTGGCTGTAGACGAGGTTGACGGGCGCCTCGTAGCCCGGCACCAGCCGCTTGTACGAGTTCGTCGTCGGCGCGGCGAACGCCAGCACGGCCGGGGCGTGGGCGAGCAGGCCGCCGATGTACCAGCGGGCCAGGTCGGACAGCCCGGCGTAGCCGGTCTCGGAGAAGAACAGCGGCTCGCCGCCCGACCACAGCGACTGGTGGGTGTGCATCCCCGAGCCGTTGTCCTGGAACAGGGGCTTCGGCATGAACGTCGCCGTGTAGCCGTTGCGGCGGGCGACGTTCTTCACCACGTACTTGTAGAGCATGACCTTGTCGGCCATGCGCAGCAGCGTGTCGAAGCGCATGTCGATCTCGGCCTGGCCGGCGGTGCCGACCTCGTGGTGGTGGATCTCCACCTCGATGCCGAGCCGCTCCATCTCGAGGACCATCTCGGTGCGCAGGTCCTGGAAGTGGTCCATCGGCGGGAGGGGGAAGTAGCCCTCCTTGTAGCGGATCTTGAAGCCCAGGTTCGGGCCCTCGTCCTTGGCCGTGTTCCAGGCGCCCTCGACCGAGTCGAGCGAGTAGCTGGCGGAGTGCTGGTCCTGGTGGAACCGGACGTCGTTGAAGATGAAGAACTCCGCCTCCGGGCCGAAATAGGCGGTGTCGGCGATGCCGGTCGACGCGAGGTAGTCCTCGGCCTTGCGGGCGACGTAGCGCGGGTCGCGGGTGTACGGCTCGCCGGTGAGCGGGTCCCTCACGAAGCAGTTCAGGGCCAGGGTCCTGTGCTGGCGGAAGGGGTCGACGACGGCCGTGTTCGGGTCGGGCACGAGGATCATGTCCGACTCCTGGATCTCCTGGAAGCCCCGGATCGACGAACCGTCGAAGCCGAAGCCGTCCTCGAAGCTGTCTTCCGTCAGCTCGTGCAGCGGCATGGAGAAGTGCTGCATCAGGCCGGGCAGGTCGCAGAAGCGGAAGTCGACGACCTCGACGCCCTCCTGCTCGGCCAGCGCCAGCACGTCCGACGGCGTGCGTTCCTCCACCGATACCTCCGTTGGTCTCGATCGGTTGCGGGCACGCTCGCAAGGGGCGATTTCCCGTCCGTTGCCCGAACGTGAACGCTGGATGAAACGGGAGCAGGCCCGGCCGGTCCGCCGACCGGCAGCGCGATGATGGCGCACCATGGACGGCAGGGATGCCCAGCAGGACTACGTGCTGCGGACCGTCGAGGAACGGGGCGTCCGCCTCATCCGCCTCTGGTTCACCGACGTGCTCGGCCAGCTCAAGTCGTTCGCCATCTCGCCGGCCGAGCTGGAGAACGCGTTCGCCGAGGGCATGCACTTCGACGGCTCGGCCATCGACGGGTTCAGCCGGGTCCAGGAGGCCGACGTGCTGGCCCGCCCGGACCCGGACAGCTTCGAGGTGCTGCCGTGGGGCGGGGGCGACGAGGTGTCGGCCCGCATGTTCTGCGACATCGAAAGCGTCGACGGCTCGCCGTTCGAGGGCGACCCCCGCCAGGTGCTGCGCCGCAACCTCGACCGGGCGCGGGAGCTCGGGTTCTCGTTCTACGTGGCGCCCGACATGGAGTTCTTCTACTTCGCCAGCGCCGACCCGTCCCAGGGCCCCCAGCCCCTCGACACGGCGTCGTACTTCGACCTCACCACCCTCGACGTCCACAGCGACATCCGCCGGCGCACGATCCACACGCTCGAGGCCATGGGCATCCCCGTCGAGTACAGCCACCACGAGGACAGCCCGAGCCAGCACGAGATCGACCTCCGCTACACCGACGCGCTCACCATGGCCGACAACGTCATGACGTTCCGGCTGGTGGTGAAGGAGATCGCCATGGAGCGCGGCGTCTACGCCACGTTCATGCCGAAGCCCCTGGCCGGCGTGCAGGGGTCGGGCATGCACACCCACCTCTCGCTGTTCGAGGGCGACGTCAACGCCTTCCACGACGCCGGCGACCCCTACCGGCTGTCCAAGGTGGCCAAGGCCTTCATCGCCGGCCTGCTCCGCCACGCCAGGGAGATCGCGGCGATCACCAACCAGTGGGTGAACTCCTACAAGCGGCTGGTCGTCGGCTACGAGGCGCCCATCTACGTGTCGTGGGCGAGGAACAACCGGTCGGTCGTCGTCAACGTCCCGCACGTGAAGCGGGGGAAGACCGAGAGCACGCGGATCGAGTTCCGGGCGCCCGACCCGGCCTGCAACCCGTACCTGGCCTTCGCCGTCGTGCTGGCCGCCGGGCTGAAGGGCATCGAGGAGGGCTACGAGCTGCCGCCGGAGACGACCGCCAACCTCTACGAGCTGACCCCCGAGGAGCGCCTGGCCGAGGGCGTCGGGCTGCTCCCCGGGTCGCTCGCCGAGGCGCTCGACGAGATGGAGCGCTCGGAGCTCGTGGCCGGCGCCCTCGGCGAGCACGTGTTCGAGTGGTTCATCCGCAACAAGCGGGCCGAGTGGCTCGAGTACAAGACCCAGGTCACCCAGTTCGAGCTCGACCGCTACCTGCCCAGGCTCTGAGCGCGATGGGCGCGCTGCTGCTGTTCCCCGACCCGCCCCCCGACGGCCTGGCCCGGCCCCTCGACCTGGCCGGCTGGTCGTGGAAGGCCGTGGGCGACGAGCGCGACGCCGACCGCCTGGAGCCGCCGGGCGGCTGGGGCGGCGCGGTGATCGCCACCGCCGGCAACCCGGACGGCGCCTTCGCCCTCTGCCGGGCCCTGCGCCGCCGGGACGTCCCCCTCCAGCCCCTGCTGCTCGTGGTCGACCCCCGCCACCTGGGCGACCTGTCGCTGCGGGAGGACCTGTTCGACGACTTCTGCCTGGACACGGCGGCGACCGCCGAGGTCGAGGCCCGCCTCACCCACCTGGCCTGGCGGACCGGCCGGGGCGCCCGCCCCGAGCTCGTCGAGTACGGCGAGCTGGTGCTGAACCTCGAGACCTACCAGGCGGCCATCGCCGGCCGGC
It contains:
- the glnA gene encoding type I glutamate--ammonia ligase, which encodes MEERTPSDVLALAEQEGVEVVDFRFCDLPGLMQHFSMPLHELTEDSFEDGFGFDGSSIRGFQEIQESDMILVPDPNTAVVDPFRQHRTLALNCFVRDPLTGEPYTRDPRYVARKAEDYLASTGIADTAYFGPEAEFFIFNDVRFHQDQHSASYSLDSVEGAWNTAKDEGPNLGFKIRYKEGYFPLPPMDHFQDLRTEMVLEMERLGIEVEIHHHEVGTAGQAEIDMRFDTLLRMADKVMLYKYVVKNVARRNGYTATFMPKPLFQDNGSGMHTHQSLWSGGEPLFFSETGYAGLSDLARWYIGGLLAHAPAVLAFAAPTTNSYKRLVPGYEAPVNLVYSQRNRSASVRIPLYSKSPRAKRLEFRCPDPSCNPYLAFSAMLMAGLDGIQNRIEPPDPVDKDLYDLPPEELAQVPQVPGSLDAALDALEADNSFLTAGGVFTDDLLETWIAYKRLREVDEVRLRPHPWEFHLYYDI
- a CDS encoding glutamine synthetase family protein; this encodes MDGRDAQQDYVLRTVEERGVRLIRLWFTDVLGQLKSFAISPAELENAFAEGMHFDGSAIDGFSRVQEADVLARPDPDSFEVLPWGGGDEVSARMFCDIESVDGSPFEGDPRQVLRRNLDRARELGFSFYVAPDMEFFYFASADPSQGPQPLDTASYFDLTTLDVHSDIRRRTIHTLEAMGIPVEYSHHEDSPSQHEIDLRYTDALTMADNVMTFRLVVKEIAMERGVYATFMPKPLAGVQGSGMHTHLSLFEGDVNAFHDAGDPYRLSKVAKAFIAGLLRHAREIAAITNQWVNSYKRLVVGYEAPIYVSWARNNRSVVVNVPHVKRGKTESTRIEFRAPDPACNPYLAFAVVLAAGLKGIEEGYELPPETTANLYELTPEERLAEGVGLLPGSLAEALDEMERSELVAGALGEHVFEWFIRNKRAEWLEYKTQVTQFELDRYLPRL
- a CDS encoding response regulator transcription factor, translating into MGALLLFPDPPPDGLARPLDLAGWSWKAVGDERDADRLEPPGGWGGAVIATAGNPDGAFALCRALRRRDVPLQPLLLVVDPRHLGDLSLREDLFDDFCLDTAATAEVEARLTHLAWRTGRGARPELVEYGELVLNLETYQAAIAGRRLDLTYMEYELLKFLASHPGRVFTRETLLSRVWGYEYYGGARTVDVHVRRLRAKLGEEHANLIQTVRSVGYRFGKSRWDP